In Antechinus flavipes isolate AdamAnt ecotype Samford, QLD, Australia chromosome 3, AdamAnt_v2, whole genome shotgun sequence, a genomic segment contains:
- the LAMP1 gene encoding lysosome-associated membrane glycoprotein 1: protein MAGPGGARTPQLLLLLLLGLIHVASSIFVVENGTKTACIMANFSAAFIMNYTTKGGFLNTSFDLPQNAAVLNSSSCGQENASNPILVIGFGGGHTLTMNFTRTSKSYQVQLLSFAFNLSDKVLFPNASATSKEMSVESQTDIQADIDKKYRCISDNQISMNNVTVTLRDVTIQAYLSNNSFSKEETRCSQDTPSPAPVPTTHPTTTAPIPTPTRPPTPETPSVSKYNVSGTNGTCLLASMGLQLNFTYEKKDNTSVRRIININPNKTTVNGSCSPQVAVLELNTENSTLTFRFGMNATTSKFFLQGILLNTTLSDAKKPSFEAFNYSLKELQATVGNSYKCNAEENVQVTESFSVNIFKVRVQAFKVEGDKFGSVEECLLDENNMLIPIAVGGALAGLVLIVLIAYLIGRKRSHAGYQTI, encoded by the exons GACTCATACATGTTGCATCTTCAATATTTGTGGTGGAAAATGGCACTAAAACTGCATGCATAATGGCTAACTTCTCAGCTGCCTTTATTATGAACTACACCACTAAGGGTGGTTTTCTG AATACAAGTTTTGATCTTCCACAAAATGCAGCGGTATTGAATAGCAGCAGTTGTGGTCAAGAGAATGCATCTAATCCCATTCTAGTGATTGGTTTTGGAGGAGGACATACTTTGACTATGAATTTCACAAGGACTTCAAAGAGTTACCAAGTTCAACTATTAAGTTTTGCTTTTAACTTGTCAGATAAAGTTTTATTCCCTAATGCAAGTGCAACTTCCAAAG AAATGAGTGTGGAATCCCAAACTGATATTCAAGCAGATATAGATAAAAAATACAGATGTATCAGTGACAATCAAATAAGTATGAATAATGTAACAGTAACCCTGAGGGATGTTACTATTCAGGCATACCTTTCAAATAACAGCTTCAGTAAGGAAG aAACTCGTTGCAGTCAAGATACACCTTCCCCAGCACCAGTGCCTACTACACATCCAACAACAACTGCACCTATACCAACACCTACTAGGCCTCCTACACCAGAAACTCCATCTGTTTCTAAATATAATGTGAGTGGCACAAATGGAACTTGTCTTCTTGCCAGCATGGGTTTACAACTGAACTTCACCTATGAGAAAAAAGACAATACG AGTGTTAGAAGAATAATTAATATCAACCCAAATAAGACTACTGTAAATGGGAGCTGTAGTCCTCAAGTAGCTGTCTTGGAGCTGAACACTGAGAATTCTACTCTCACTTTCCGTTTTGGAATG aatgcAACTACTAGCAAGTTTTTCCTACAAGGGATCCTCTTAAACACGACTTTGTCTGATGCTAAAA AACCCAGTTTTGAAGCTTTCAATTATTCACTGAAAGAGCTACAAGCCACTGTAGGAAATTCTTACAAGTGTAATGCAGAAGAAAATGTTCAAGTCACAGAGTCATTTTCAGTCAACATATTCAAAGTTCGGGTCCAGGCTTTCAAGGTTGAAGGTGACAAATTTGGATCAG TGGAGGAATGTCTTCTGGATGAAAACAACATGCTGATCCCTATAGCTGTTGGTGGAGCCCTTGCTGGATTAGTCCTCATTGTTTTGATTGCTTATCTTATTGGAAGAAAGAGAAGTCATGCTGGATATCAAACAATTTAA